Proteins encoded together in one Lathyrus oleraceus cultivar Zhongwan6 chromosome 5, CAAS_Psat_ZW6_1.0, whole genome shotgun sequence window:
- the LOC127084830 gene encoding uncharacterized protein LOC127084830, which produces MVISDEEVSEAIHSLFRETNPRTRTFTTLNQVVQELQSKLGHDLTHKLDFITSQINLLFASQQPPPQLPHRQLQHPQQPPPQQQHQHQQTQQLCFSDKDHFTLHQNPNPYSVPVTSVFRNNTVTAAGTADDSTVAQHPPLSPNVVPKESTQPKPKRRGGPGGLNKLCGISPELQVIVGQPSMTRTEIVKQLWAYIKKNNLQDPSNKRKIICNDELRMVFETDCTDMFKMNKLLAKHIITLEPTKKPAPKKQKVEVELGTRSAEPAPSVIISDSLANFFGVTGREMLQTEVLKRIWEYIKVNHLEDPVNPLAIMCDAKLKEIFGCESISALGIPEVLGRHHIFRRS; this is translated from the exons ATGGTTATTTCAGACGAAGAAGTATCCGAAGCAATTCACTCATTGTTCAGAGAAACAAACCCTAGAACCAGAACTTTCACCACATTGAACCAAGTTGTTCAAGAGCTTCAATCCAAACTCGGTCACGATCTTACCCATAAGCTCGATTTTATCACTTCTCAGATCAATCTCCTTTTCGCTTCTCAACAACCACCTCCGCAACTTCCGCATAGGCAGTTACAACATCCACAACAACCACCACCGCAACAGCAACACCAACACCAACAAACTCAACAACTATGCTTTTCTGATAAAGACCATTTTACCCTTCACCAAAACCCTAATCCCTATTCTGTCCCTGTCACTTCGGTGTTTCGCAACAACACTGTTACTGCTGCTGGTACTGCTGATGATTCTACTGTTGCTCAACATCCTCCTCTTTCTCCCAATGTGGTTCCCAAGGAGAG TACACAACCTAAGCCAAAGAGAAGAGGTGGCCCAGGAGGTCTCAACAAACTTTGTGGGATATCGCCTGAACTTCAGGTCATTGTTGGCCAGCCGTCAATGACAAGGACTGAG ATTGTGAAGCAACTGTGGGCGTACATAAAGAAAAACAATCTCCAAGATCCTAGCAATAAAAGGAAGATAATTTGCAACGATGAGCTGCGTATGGTGTTTGAGACTGACTGTACTGATATGTTCAAGATGAATAAGTTGCTGGCTAAACACATAATCACCCTTGAACCAACCA AAAAACCTGCTCCCAAGAAACAGAAGGTAGAAGTGGAGTTGGGAACAAGAAGTGCCGAACCTGCTCCTTCTGTAATTATATCTGATTCACTTGCTAACTTTTTTGGCGTTACTGGAAGGGAGATGCTACAGACAGAGGTTCTGAAACGTATCTGGGAGTACATAAAGGTCAATCATCTAGAG GATCCTGTGAATCCTTTGGCAATAATGTGTGATGCCAAGCTTAAGGAGATCTTTGGCTGTGAAAGCATTTCAGCGTTGGGGATACCTGAAGTTTTGGGCCGTCATCATATTTTTAGGAGATCATGA